In Periophthalmus magnuspinnatus isolate fPerMag1 chromosome 9, fPerMag1.2.pri, whole genome shotgun sequence, the sequence TTCGggatattatatttttattttagcatgtttttttttcgtgTTTTTGTCCCATTTGTATTCCCATGGTTGCTTGTTGTGTCTTCACAGATCTTCATGTCCTTCTCAAACAAAGGAGCAGAGTTTGTTTTTGGGCCTAACTATGAGGATCACATGTTTGCCTTTAAGGTTGTATTGCATTGTAGATTTCCTGTGGTTTGAACTGAGCTGGGAAACAGAACTCGGAATTCTGTGGtgaaatttgctgtttaattgtcagattacagatttgttgacctggtttatggttaatatcgttgtaattactgggtctatccaAGTGAGACAAAAAAGACACTAAGTtgaatgtcttctctgtcaaaataaacaaaagtgaaattatcttttgaaaatagcttcagaaagagATTAATATGAGTTTGTGAAGCCAATCCTTAACAAATAAGACTCAACATTTGAAGATCCtacatttggatattttgttttagaccagtgccctccatctgaaagtATAACATCATCAAATCCTAGTACATGAGTGCCACCTACTGTCGAAATCATGATTTACAGCATCAGAATAAGATCAGCCTTTATATGAACAATAATGGTTTATTTTATCTCAGGAGAACTGTCCCCTCTCGGCTTCTTCTAAGGTGATGCCCATCCTGGTGCACAGTCATCTCCATTCTTCAGCATCTGGGATTTCTGTCCTGGCTCAtccatcatgtaacttttctggtagaaggaCCAAATGAGTCTGAGGTTTGTTTCCATTGCGATGtagttgctttgtctggaatgttctacagtatcaCAATAAACTTCAATCTgcatttatgtttatattgcttaggaataccttaaaaaacatgcattcttagcatagactgtatatataagagGTGAgtatgggcgcgcttccggctccatctaCTCTACttccaatttactttctattgaacaaatGTCACCCCTCtttttgtaactgctgcagtgagcctcatcactttggtcttaaaatgtatgtattaacccactctacatcatttctttatttatttatttttttgctattgtgtctataactctagatattaataacagacaaatccaaaatgtctttctttctcgcattagcaacaggtttgatggacagcgttgctatgctgTCAGTCatagggcgttaccttcaacagcctctctccggattggctctttggttgctatgatacctgcagtcggaattccaaatatggaacttcaaattcgcccctataactgccttgatgagcttcatttgatagagccaaacactatgggtgatgtcacactcacttagtccacttcttaatacagtctgtgatttttactgtgagcggagttgcctctccacagatctgacctgtcacttgacCACACGGGGTCACCTGCCATAGTCTCTGCGGAGAGAGGCAACtataatgtcatacagtgggaCACTCTATGCAAGGCgctcacatctccatggagacaagcaattgaCAGACCCTATACAATGATTTTAAACGGTcacaaaaatgacatattttttttcacgatgaacaataaacacaatacaaaagcaatttgttaaaaaaaacaaaaacaacatggaaGAGTCATCATCAGCTAAAGTCCATTGTTCGTGGAAAAAAACGTAGCTGCATCGCCAAGGCAACAAGTGGTTTAGGGtgagcagccaatcagaaggcAGTACTGGGTCAGGTATGTTTAACCCTAGAATGAAAAGTGGTTTTCCTTGTGCACAGATTTGTTTTATAATGCAGCACGCTATGGGGACCTCTCCTGTAGTCGTTGGCCTCAGCCGGGAACATATTTCTAGGACAGGTATAATATaagactgtgtaaaaaaaactgtttgagGCAATTTAGTTTTTGTCAAGATTTAGTCAACTACGTCTTTTTAGCATTATTCTAGTCTCAGTCAATGGAAATGTCATGCtaatttatttgattacatccattttagtttcattcaaCCAGAGAATATTGAAGAGACGTTTTCAAAAGTAGTCATCTTTGAAATCAAAATGTTTCAGCTCTAATTCAGAACTCATTTTCCAGTTGATGCTACTGGTCTGAGAAAATACTCAACACTCAAGCCAGTACCATCAAATtgaaacattttgaaacaactaaaattatatattttgactGACGCTGAGTCTGACTGACGCTAAGTTTGTTTATGTTCTGGTTTGGGGCTCTGGCTCTGGGATTGTAAAGTGGAAAATGATCtagtcttttattttttattttattctacaaACACATCTGCTTTTAGTCATTGTTCCAGTCGTCAAAAATGTATGCAATTTCGTCATAGCTTTCGGCATtacagttatgttttatttattttaatttagtgtTCACCGGCCAAAGATAATATAGATGAATTAcgacaaaaaatattataagcgacaaaaacattaagaattctctgtctgctctctgtgtcctctctgtgtcctctctgtctcctctctgtgttctctaTGTGTCCTCTTTCTGTGTCCTCTTTCTGTGTCCTCTATGTATCCTctttctgtgtcctctgtgtatcctctctctgtgtcctctctgtgtcctctctctgtgtcctctgtgtatcctctctctgtgtcctctctgtgtcctctctctgtgtcctctgtgtatcctctctctgtgtcctctctgtgttctctctctgtcctctctgtgccctctctgtctcctctctgcgtCCTCAGCTCATCTGCTCGTACGTCTTCATGCCTCTGTCCTTTACGATGGGCGTCTCGTGGGAGGACAGCTTCAACGTGGCAAATCTCATTGGAACAAAGACTTTTGTCAATGAGTTCGTGGCCTATCAGAAACTGACCGTGTTCATCCAGAAACGCAAAGCTGGAGGACCCGAATATGTGGACCACGTCAAACAATATCTGTCTGTGAGTTAAGCTCTTTGCCCTGGACCTGAAGGAGACGTATGAGGCTACGACTAGGGCTGCaatattaatcacaatcaaatcaaaatcataatttgaacaGGCGCGATTGGCAAACCgtaaaggctgcagtttttgaagtactatAATgtccttcacaaacaacaaaatcatctGGTTCTGCTAACCCTgaagtttagatctgttttgaaatgtgattcttggattagtttgtcagttcaatCCTCAGTCTTTTTagcaattcttctggatgtgtttaaaatgtgaactttagaCAGAATTCTCTCGttaaaacaaaaattctatTGCATTTCTTCTAAATCACAGGGtggatttttttattcttttaagattttggttatattttaattattgtgatgaggtaacaacattccaacaaggcttaaagctcacaagagtcaattttgctcTGATCTGGCTCTTAGAAAATGGTGATATTGTTTTTTGACATATCTCCCCCTTAAACCATTATCTTTACATTACCTGTGTGTAGGAGCGCTCAGAAATCATCGCGACCTATGCCCTCTGTGGCTTCTCCAATGTGTCTTCTCTGGGCATGATTCTGGGGAGTATGGGTGAGTACATTTGAGATGTACACTACCTGTCTATAGTCTAACCCTGTATGAGTGAACATATACTGAatgtaaaaaatgaaacaaaaaataacttgaCTTAACTTGattttactttctttctttttttttaaacaaccaccctttgctttgatcactgtttTGGACTCTTGGAATTTCTTTAAGTGAAGTGAagagaaaaccatttcaggagacttcatcaagacGTTTATTGAGACACTGTCTACAAAGAAAATGATAAATGCTGCCTACAAAGCAAAGGAACAATGCTGTTACAAAGGAAAGGGTCAACACTGTCTATAAAGCAAAGGGTCAGCACTGTCTATAGAGTAAAGGGTTAACACTGTTACAAAACAAGGGTCAAAACTGTCTCTAAAGCAAAGGGTCAACACTGTCTAAAAAGCAAAGGGTCAACACTGTCTACAAAGCCGAGGGTAACCGCAGTCAAAAGGCAAACCTACTCTGAGGAActtgaatataaaatgaaatgaaatgaaaattaatgaaaaaaaagttacttgagtttgtttttttgttttttttaagtggaaagtaatgaacaaaaagaaaaaaaaagaacatcaaATGAGAAGGTGTATCCAaagttttgactggtagtgtaagcCATGATAAGGGTCATATATGTACCGTATGTGGTCCCTGGTTGACCTTGTGTGTCCCTCCTTAGCTGCCATAGTCCCAGAGCGGCAGGCGGACATCTTGAGCTGCGGAGTCAGATCCCTGATCGCCGGCTCTGTGACCTGTTTCATGACTGCGTGTATTGCAGGTGAATCgacttattcatgcatttatttgcTCATTTATTTATAACTAGCTCTGACCAatgtattgttgtgtccttgggcaagacactttaccttgCTCATGAATTATGTTCTATATTATGGTCCTACAGTATGTTACAGAGAAtttattcttgtgagctttaagccatgttataacattgttaccttatcaaaaacatacctgaagttgtgttttattttcattcacacgtctGTCTatacctccaaagctcaaaatgctctgttccaccgtgtgatgtcatgaagtggtagttttttaagttaacagctccttttacctttgtttAAATAGAGATTGgccattccagggctgaaatcattcatatgattctagtaaaggtgtatggagtttaaaaacacagtggagcacttcctttattaccacatgacatcacaaggtggaacagagtgttttcagtcttaaTATGCAGAGttattgtgttaaacatgtgtgaatgaagcaaaacacaactccagacatgtttgtgatgagaaaacaacatcataacgtAAGCGAATTATAGACCCTTTAATGTGGTGTGAGTGATGGTGTGTCAACAGTGGTCTGGTCAAAGGGTcagtttattaaaaatataacttGTGCAAATTATATCATAAAATCTAGCATGGGGTTACAACAAAATTCGGAACCACTGCACTAGAGGGTAAGGATGCAGTTCTTTTAGAgaggaactaaacactaaattcaCCCTTTTTGCTGCTATATACAACTgtgtatatgatgttttaatTGCATTAGCTACTGTTCCTAGTCTTCTGAGCGCACAGTTTCATATGTTTTAGAGATTTCTGCTCTAAAACACATTCATGTTTAGTGGATGTGGAGTtggattttcatgttttctcaCATATATTTTGCTGTGTTAAACTTCCATAGGGATGCTGTATGTTCCAAACCTGCAGTGCTCTGACCTCCTGAGCTCAGCATTCAACAGCTCTGAAGTCCTCAACAGCACCCACCTCCTATCCTGCTGCACCCAACTTCAACAGGTGGCACAGCAGCAGCCAAATCAGCATTCTAGTGTCTAAAACAGCACCCTAGTATCTATAACAGCACCCTAGTATCTATAACAGCACCCTAGTGTATACAACACTACCCACAACACCAACCACAACAGCACTAGTGTTCTTACCAGCATCCTAGTGTCTATAgcaggggtggcgaacacgcggctctcgagccgcatgcggctctctgccaataggaatgcggctctttgcctcgtataatattttttatatatactgcAGCTCTTTGCATTGTCTCATGTTTTActaatttttttctctcttaaaacacattcaaatccaccagggcttattaaaacaaataataaacaatatataaaaactgatttatcagcttttttttacGCTGCGTCTGACACGTGACCGCTCGTCATCTGCGCGGGTTAAGTCTAATGCcgcgaaaataagtaaacatttcatgcaCGTGCAGACTCTTACCCTcgagtcaaaatggcaaaatgcaaaactaaacgaaaatatgaggatgaacatagcacatttctggaagaatgggaggatgcttacttttttattgaacggaatggcacatcactctgtttaatctgcaatactacaatatcacatttcaaggcttcaaatcttcagcGTCATTTTAGCCTCTCCAGGCTCATGGGcaaggaattccccaaaggttctgaactatgcaagcacaaactgagcaccttgaaaagccaggtaaaaagtcttaaatgtttcagcaattgaacaagcatggagaaTAGGATAATGAAGAGgataatggtacatgcaataaaacaagataatatataaatatccatccatccattttcttccacttatccggggccgggtcgcgggggcagcagtctaagcagggactcccagacttccctcaccccggacacgtcctccagctcctccggtgggaccccaaggcattcccaggccagcccagagacatagcccctccagcgtgtcctgggtcttccccggggcctcctcccggtgggacatgcccagaacacaagctataaatagcttaaaataatttaaaaaataaactaaaaatattccatcagtttacattatacaggccctacatgtgtttctgaagtgtgttcagtagttgtgtgtgtcagagagagacagagatgaagataatgagcaaatgtgtgtgtgtgtggggggggggggggggggggggttgacagtgtgagagaaagagagagaggaagagatgcctgtgtgtgtgtgtgtgtgtgtgtgtgtgtgtgtgtgtgtgtgtgtgtgtgtgtgggtgtgtgtgtgtgtgtgtgtgtgtgtatgtggggggtatctgacctctggggtaggtgctgtgttaactctggctaagctgcatttgatgtgtgtgttgaggctggacacttatcttgaaaAGAACAGAAGTACAAagcttgctgttgttttgtaaggagaggagtgttttaagggaaataatatggttgtaattgtgtgtgtgtgtgtgtgtgggggggggggggggggggtcagtgCGTCGTGTGGCTCTTTGAGTGTTACAGTTgaaaattttggctctttgtacctaacttgttcgccacccctggTCTATAGTATCATCCTAATGTCTATAACAGCATCCTAGTGTCTATAACAGTACCTTAGTGTATACAACACCACCCACAACAGCACCCTAGTGTCCATAACACCACCCTAGTGTCTATAACTGAACCTTAGTGTCTACAACAGCACCCcccttttagacctggttcagccctagattagacctggaatagtcccgctTTAGACCTGATCTAGATCTGGTGGTGcttggaaagccaaatcttttctttggtgatacttggtgtgaaaagtctAAGTTTAAGCCTAGCGTTTAAGTTATAAGGTGTTCAATCAAAGGGTTATAATGATGATTGTTGCTTTGTTGAATTTCCTGCTTGTAGCTTTGAAGATTTTAAAATCACTATATACCTGTACATCCAATGCATTGTAATAGCCTCACTGGTGGCAGCAGACTAGGACCAAGagtattttttccttttgtacggttggtttcattgtgtttttatgagaaATATCCAGATGAAAATCCAGTCATTGTTGAACCTGGGAACTGGGAACTGTATATAGACTTACggtacaatcacaactgaacctgtttTGCAAGTGctttaaagcaggtctattgtgcttttgtctgctatatagttataatctatgacacccatggatcatttgcacattttaaattgcaatgttcatctaaaacaactaaattaaagaaacaagtccacttatgtctgcattagaaaactgcagtgcccaatgagagctgacatCTTCGTAAACATTATCACAACAAAGATCCATGTAGCTGTCAGCCCCtcttatggatagctgcagatcacactagcgagcagtggattttttttcacgCAACACTACCAAATCCTACCTGCACCACCgatgaagaaaataaattgaagaatgaagtaagtacatcaCAGCGGCTGTCTGCGAGTaatggtgaaaacagggattgatcagcaatatggcgtcttgaaaataagcaattaaagattgctcaaacatgcacgaatcactctaaaaaacaactttgaccGGGTCAATGAgcagaaaacaactataacaagtattgaaaagtcaattttgcaaaaaaaaaaaaaaaggtctgatttaacctgcagatagaggacacataggAACACTAACACTGActaatgactggctgcaggtgctggggtttaagtaaTGAAGATTCAAATCAGAGAAAGTCTTTTTAGATCCAAACCAACTGGAtgcagcattgaaactggcaacccaaatgagaaatTTGTGTGATGTTGattttgctttctgattggataatcattttgagaaccaaaacactaatgtacaaaatataacttgaccatcatgtccaatgtttctGCACGTAAGAATAAATAAGTATTACAATAATTATCAGTAAAagccatatttgatttgaacatactGTTTTTAGAAGCGTTGCCGTTTCGCCTCCTGTCCACTGGATGTCGCTCTTGCATCTCAAATGCACAAGAGCTTCGCGCGCGTGACCCTCCTGATCACTTGTATAAGCTAATGCAAGGTCtccatcattattattacacatcTGCCCGCCCCCAGCAGCTCCACCCTGACCCCGCAGCCCTGGTCTCGGCTCCGGGCTTGTCTCCTCCGTGCAGCCGGCAGAAACAGCAGGAGACGCGGATCTCAGCGAAAGGTCAGATGGCTGTCTGTCCTCGCGCCGTGGGCAGGAGGTGAGCGCACATGAGCCGTCTTCACACACCCACGCGCCACACTGGACACAAGCGCGCGCGGGCAATTTTGTACTCTGCGCGCGCCGCTCTGGGTCCAAAAACACGCGCAGCAAACGTCTCCTTTTTCACACTTTACAAAGAAATAGAAAAGTCAAGCATATGGGCAACTCGTTTTAGATATGTAGGCGAATACactgacaaaaatacaaattaaaacacaaaataaacaaaatgaggtttttttttctgcattgtgaatataaatattaaaggtgcaccacgCAACTTTAAGTATatgagagaaggtatctgtactttctactgcatttttttatctgaactgaaaagtaaaagtatttctattattgtttgagacctggtgaaaaggctgagggtttattttgaacactttcatagtttgagcaaacaaaaatatacaaataataacacGTAGAAAAATAAATcgattaaattgtttctgttgaacaaaattcagcacaaatctgttacatttgaagctttattagatctcaaatcCTCTgcaaaatactgttactttttattctttaagtacatttttaaacagttaatactttcacttaagtagattttttcatgtgatacttttacttttacttgagtattttctttgctctattgtcagtacttttacttaagtaacaaaatggttGCTTCATTTAAGATATAAGCCTGTGTTATTTATAGGctaatacaatgtaaaaatataaacaaaacaaacaacaacaacaaaaaacaacaactgtaaaATTAGTTGAATTGAGAATTTGAAAGTTGCCTTcactagttttatttttactataggTTATTAAAGTATAGTCAGTATAGGTtat encodes:
- the LOC117376179 gene encoding LOW QUALITY PROTEIN: solute carrier family 28 member 3-like (The sequence of the model RefSeq protein was modified relative to this genomic sequence to represent the inferred CDS: inserted 4 bases in 2 codons; substituted 1 base at 1 genomic stop codon), yielding MSSSYANALNLKPIRQDSKRSHYWTRPPDSPNGMNVCTLERSRPMILPLTRYVALVVAACVLNFQRASMLLVLSVVGFLCWAWDRVYAWLLQRSGPLRLTDKLKIERNKRIWIRRYSMVILGLLPLPVLVLVGLNTARYGRGALISFFGLLLLIFTMMVFSKHTFRWPWKTIISGVCLXFYFALLVTGTTAGKSVLKAVGDKVEIFMSFSNKGAEFVFGPNYEDHMFAFKVMPILVXTVISILQHLGFLSWLIHHICFIMQHAMGTSPVXSLASAGNIFLGQLICSYVFMPLSFTMGVSWEDSFNVANLIGTKTFVNEFVAYQKLTVFIQKRKAGGPEYVDHVKQYLSERSEIIATYALCGFSNVSSLGMILGSMAAIVPERQADILSCGVRSLIAGSVTCFMTACIAGMLYVPNLQCSDLLSSAFNSSEVLNSTHLLSCCTQLQQVAQQQPNQHSSV